Within Amycolatopsis sp. FDAARGOS 1241, the genomic segment CGAGAACACGATCGTGATCGACTGCGACGTGATCCAGGCCGACGGCGGCACGCGCACTGCGGCCGTGACCGGCGGGTACGTCGCGCTGCACGACGCGATCACCTGGCTCGGCGCGGCGAACCGGCTCAACGATCCGCAGCCGCTGTCCTCGTCCGTCGCGGCCGTCAGCGTCGGCGTGGTCGACGGCCGGGTGCGCCTGGACCTGCCGTACGAAGAGGACTCGCGCGCGGAGGTCGACATGAACGTCGTCGCCACCGATGCCGGCACGCTCATCGAGGTGCAGGGCACCGGTGAGGGCGCCACGTTCGCCCGGTCCACTCTGGACACCATGCTCGACCTGGCGCTCGCCGGCTGCGCGGAACTCACGCGGCTGCAGAACGAGGCGCTGGCGCTGCCGTACCCGGGCGAGCTGCCGCAGCCGCGTCCGGACAAGAAGAAGGGGGCCAAGTGACGAAGCTGCTGCTGGCCACGCGCAACCAGAAGAAGCTCGGTGAGCTGCGGCGGATCCTCGAGGCCGAAGGCGTCTCGGGCATCGAGG encodes:
- the rph gene encoding ribonuclease PH, which gives rise to MTRKDGRNDDQLRDIKITRGFQKWPAGSVLIEFGNTRVLCAASVTEGVPRWRAGSGLGWVTAEYAMLPSATNTRSDRESVKGRIGGRTHEISRLIGRSLRACIDLAALGENTIVIDCDVIQADGGTRTAAVTGGYVALHDAITWLGAANRLNDPQPLSSSVAAVSVGVVDGRVRLDLPYEEDSRAEVDMNVVATDAGTLIEVQGTGEGATFARSTLDTMLDLALAGCAELTRLQNEALALPYPGELPQPRPDKKKGAK